The genomic interval TTTATGTTTAGGAATTTCAATATTTTCAGTTAAATAATGAACAAACCCACCCCTCAATCCCCTCCCAAGAGAGGACTTATAAAATTCCCCTCTTGAGAGGGGTCGGAGGTGGGTAAAAATGAATGCCGTTGGGTTTTTGGCTTTTCAAACCTTAGCCTAACGTAACCATAGGAGGTATTTTTCAGTTGAAAACCTTAAAAAAGTACATCATTAAAGTTGTTGTATGCGTAGCAATGTGTTTGCTGTGGACGTCACTGTGTATACAGGCACAGGACCAAACCGTTGCCGTTGAGAAAAAAGCAGATGAGATTAAACTAGCGGGACAGCGTACGACAATAAAAAACGAAGATCTTGAAAAGGCGAAAAATAGACTCGAAGAAATAAAGGTCAGCGCAGAAAAGACTATTGCTGAAAATGAAACGGCAATTTTGAAATTGCAAAGCGATCGGGAATCAACATCTTCCTACCTTAAAAAATTAACGGAAGAAAAAAATACCTATCCGGCAGAAGAACCGCATGTGAAATATTTGGAATTGTTAGACAAAGAGATCGGCATCCTAAAAGAAAAAATTGACGCGGGCAATGAGCAATTAGAAGAGTGCGAGGATCTCATCGCAGCACTTCAGCATCAGGTAAAGACATATGCAAATTACGTTTCATTATTAACCTCGGCGTTAAAGTTAAATGAAACAATTGCAGCAACCCCTGCCGACCAGGCGGCGCTTGTCAGACAGGAAGCTGAGATTGCAAAGGGATATATCAAAGCGGCGCAGGCAAGCATGAAAGAAAAAGAATCATTAATTGCCATTGCTACAAAAGAATTGGAGGATTACAGGCTTAAAGCGCCCGTTATCATGCAAGGGCTTGTTAAGGTGCTGGAGTCATTGAAGGCGGATACTGCCGGCAGTAAATTGGAAAGTCTGGTGCAGGAAAAGATAAACAATGTTTTGTTCTGGCAAAAGGAGGTAAGCAATCTATGGATTTCAATATTAAAAAAAAGACTGACGATAGCAAAAATTCAATATGATGAAGCAATTCAGGCGCTAAAGTCTGCAGAATTCAACGCGGAGTTATTGGCAGAAAAAGCCGGCCTTTTGGAGGAAAAGCAGAAAACAGAAGAATTGAAAAGAAAACAGGAAGAGCTGGCGTACGCAAAAAAGGTTGAAGAAGTTACAAAAAAGGCTGCGGAGGTCACCCGGGCAGAGACGGAAAAAACCATACAGGAGGCTGCTAAGAAAGGAGAAGAAATTGTTCAGGAGCAAATGATAACCACCTCCCCAGAAAAAAAGAGGGTGCTGGAATTAGAGGCGGAAGTCTACAAACAGAACGGTATGGTGGCAAAAATGAAGGACGCACTTATTACGGAAGGCGCACAGCGATATAAAGGGCGTACCGAACTTAAAAAATTACAGGCAGACATTGGCGTTTTTCTGAGTAAGGGCGCCACGGCAAAAGATATCGAGGAAATGGAAAAGAAGGTCGCTGCGGAGGAAAAGCGTTATTCAGAGGCGGTCAATTCAGTAAAAAGCCTTATTGTTTCCTTAGATCAGGTGAAGAAACTCCTTTCTGATAAACTTGCCCTTTCCAGCGAAGAGATGTCAAATATTAAAAAGGAAGTTTCCTCTTTTGCCGATAAGGAATTGGCGCAGCAGGCAATTAATCATGTGGAACAAAGAATCAAGGCGCAGGAAGAACAGTTCTCTCTTGTTCTGGAAAGAGTAAATATTTTATATGAACGTCTGGAAATAAGGGAATATGGCATGTCAGTGCTTTCAAATGTCAAAGAAAAATTACAACAGATGAAAGCGGCAAACATATGGAAAAGGGATGAAGTGCAGATAACCACCCAAACCTTTGACGTAATTTACCTTGATGTTATAAACCTTCCTTCAGGTATTCATGCTCTTCTTGAAACAGCAAAGAGCCATATGAAAAACGCAGCGGCATATATTACTCTTGAGAAAAATACGGTTCGTTTCTGGTTAAGATGCCTTGGATTGGCGTCACTCATAGCATTATTTTATTTTTCCAACCGGTATATACGCCGATGGAGCACAGACACCCTGCAACAGTTGCATGAATCAATAACCTTTACCTATTTTAAATCGCGGTTGCTCCCCAGCCTGCTTGTAATACTGGATAAGAGTATTACTGTGCTCTGGGTGGCGGTCCTTTGCATATTGATACGCGCGTTATTCCCTGTAAAAATACCGTCAACAACTTCAGCGATGTATATACTATTATATATTTCTCTTTATACGGCGCTGAAAGGTTTTCTTGTGGAGTCTTTCGGTCCGGAAAAGGGACACAGGAAACTCGTTGTTTCACTCGCCTACATATCACCAAAGCATATTTACAAGTCATTAAGCATCATTTTGCTCTTTTCCCTCATTTCCTTGTCTTTTATTACGGTACTTACCGTATTTCAGTACAAAAGAGACGTTATTGACCTGTTCTGGTTCATCTATCGAATAGGAATGCTGCTCCTGCTTTTGTGGCTTGCAACCCAAAAATCCCTGTTTTTCAAATTGTTGCCTGGAAAGAACAGCCAGTTGGGAAGGCTCATTCAGCGTATTATTGGCATTATTTACCCGGTGTTTGTGGTGTTTGTCGTCTCTCTTTTTGCGATACGCAGTCTGGGATATCCTATATTGACGTATGTACTGCTGAAAACATGTATAAAAAGTATAGTTGCCGCAATTATCGCTCTATGGATAGCGAAATTCCTGCTTTACCGGATAAGCAGAATGAGAGAAAGACTTTTTGCGGCGAGAAAAATAGAAAAGAACACCCCCGAAGAAAAGAAATTTAATGCGGCGACTGCGGCTTACGGTATCTCATTAAACTACGTCGCCTCCATTGTTTGTGCGATAGTTATTGTACGGATATGGATGGGAACCTTCCGGGATGCAGTGGATTCTCCCGCCGCGCCCTATCTTATTCAGAAGATTTTTGCACAGGTAGGCATAATTTTCAGGAGCATTGGCAATGGCCTGTTGTACCGTTTCGTAATGCAGGAGGGAAGGTACACAACGCCGCTGAGAATTATCTTTGCAATACTCGTATTGGTTGCGTTTTTCTTCCTTGCGCGTTATATAAAAAAATTGATGGAAGAAAGGGTGTTTTCCAGGCTGGGAATGGAACGAGGGCTTAAGCATTCGTTCTCCAACCTTATCCGATATTTTATCGTAGCCATCGCCGTGCTTATCGGGTTCAATCTGGCGGGAATACCTTTACGCAGCCTTGCCTTCTTTGCCGGCGCATTTGGCATCGGGATCGGATTCGGCATGCAAAACATCATAAGTAATTTTGTCAGCGGTATCATACTTTTACTTGAACGACCAATGCGTGTGGGCGACGTGGTAATCCTTGACGACGGGACATTAGGCACTATTGAAAAAATCAGCACCCGAAGCACCACAATGATCACCCCGGACAATTTTGTTTTAACCATACCCAACTCAAAGTTCGTTGAAGGCAGGGTGACAAATTGGTCATTGCCTGATTCCGTGATGCGGGGCAGTGTTCAGGTGGGGGTTGCTTATGGGTCTGATGTCGCCCTCGTAAAAAAATGCCTCTTAGAAATTGCCGCACAAAATCAGAATGTAAAGAAATTCCCTGAACCTTATGTACGGTTTGATGATTTTGGCGATAGCTCGCTTGTCTTTAAATTATTCTATTGGGCGGATGACCCCGGAAAACGATGGTTTGCCATGAGCGAGATGCGTTTTAGCATCGATGAAGTATTTCGCAAAAATAAAATAGAAATTGCATTTCCCCAAAGAGATATTCATATTCGTTCCTATGTGCCATTCCCCGGCAGCAACACGGTGCATGAAAACAACAAACGGGAAGAAACACAGGAAAAACCGCAGAATACCTGATGGAATGCTAAGGAATTTCAATGCGTAGAGGCGAAGCATCTGCTATAAACGGTTACGACTCGTTCCTCATCCGATATCTAAGTCCACTAAGTTCCCGGCGCGGCCTCTGGCCGCAACCAAATTCGAAATACAAAACAAATTCAAATGATAAAAAACCCAATGCTACAAACTTTACGTAAGCCCCATCTAATCCATTCTTTACAGTTCTGCATTTTGAAAAACCAGCATTAAAAACAAAAGGTTGATGGATAGTCGTCTGTCGTGCGATGCGGTTCGTCGCAATACAAATGACAATTTCCAGTTTCAAAAGGCTAAACTGTTGTATATTTTCTGATGTTCAATTTAACTACAAGAATAAAAATATTTGAAATCTTACTCATTTTTGGTTTAATGCTACCGCAGATTGAAAAAGCATTTTCCTGTCATCTCTACTTTACACCTCTCTTCTCACATCACACCATTCGGAAGTAGGCGGAGAATTTGAAAGAATCAAATATGAATCGTAATTTTGAAAAAAACGAATGTGGAAACATTATCGCGGCGTTTCTGTTTTTCATCTTTCTTCTTGCAGGCATTTCCGGGACACTTTTTGCTGCCGGTACGGAAACGGCACATCAGTGGGAAACGCCTCAAAAACCGGTTTCTCAAACATCCAACGGTGGTATTGATACTTCGGTATTAGATATGCATTCCTCTGAAGTTCTCTGGCTTGAAAGCGAAGGGGTAGCCATTGCCACGAGACATGAAACACCCGTGAGCAAGGCGCCGGGAATTGTTACCGTAATAACGGCTGAAGAAATCAAACACCTGGGCTACCGCACCTTTGCGGAAATCTTAAGGACCGTGCCTGGATTTGAAATCCTTAAGTTGCCTGATTTTGGCGACGTGGTGCCGGCTGTGCGTGGCCTTGAGGCCGCAAACAAGGTAAGGCTGATGCTTGATGGACACTTTGTAAACAGTCCCCTGAAGGGGAGTTCCTTTAACGCTTTTGATGACTTCCCGGTGCAAAATATAAAGAAGATAGAAATTATTCGAGGGCCTGGATCCGCAGTGTACGGAGAAAATGCATTCCTGGCCGTCATCAATATCATCACTAAGGATGCAGGCGATATCGACGGCGCCAGAATAAGCAGCGGCTACGGGAGTTTTAACACATACGAGGAGAATGTTATATTCGGCAAGAAATACGGGAAGGTTGACATCTCCGGCATGCTTCATTACCGGTCAACGGATGGTTTTAGCGGTACGTTAGAGAGAGACGTGCAGACAACGCTCGATGAAGTTTTTGGCACTTCGGCATCAAATACGCCTGGAAATGTGCATGATAAACGGCAGGAATTCGCAATGAATCTCAAAGTTGAGTACGATAACCTGTGGTTTCATGGATGGTATAACAATAAAAACAGGGAAACCTTTGTCGGTCCCCAATACGTGTTGAGCAATGATTCCGATATAGAAAACAATTATGTTTTCGGCGAAATAGGATACAAAAAGATTTTTGACGGGGGACTTACCATAAAGCCAAGAATTTATTATGACCAATTCGATATCAGGCCTGAAATTGAAGCATACCCGGAAGGCTCGGTACTCGCCTTTGACACAAACAAGGACGGCGTCTACGACACCACGGTATCATTTCCTGATGGTTTTATTGGCATTGGCAGTGAGATTGAAAGGATAGCAGGGGCGGAAGTGCCCTTTGATTATGAGTTATTTGATAAAAACATCCTCACCGTAGGACTGGAATATCGTTGGGTGAATCAGGGAAACGTCCGCTATCAAAGCAACTTTAATCCTGCAACCTACGAAGTCTTTGACGCAGTACAAAATCTTTCAGATACCTACCCGTATCTGAAAGAGGCGACCCGCCGGATATTGTCCGTATATTTACAGGATACCTGGGACTTGACAGACACCCTGAACTTAACGCTGGGGGTGCGCCATGACCAGTACAGCGATTTTGGCGGGGCAACCAGTCCACGCACCGGCCTGACCTGGGCGTTTATGAAAAACGCCTCGCTGAAACTCCTGTACGGAGAGGCATTCCGCGCGCCGGATTTTATGGAAATGTACATCCAAAACAATCCGGCACTTCAGGGAAACGAAGACCTCGACCCTGAAATTATCAAGACCTATGAAGCGGGATTGAGTTATAGATTTAACAAATATGTTACGGGCGGTTTAAATTATTTTTACAACGATATACAGGACTTTATCGTCAAGCGGCCGTTAACTCCCGGCAGCACCACCTTACGTTACGAAAATTATGGAGACGGGCACGTGCATGGAGTCGAAATGGAAACGAATGTGGATATTGGCGGAGGCAACTACCTGTTTATGAATTATTCGTTTCAGGATCCTAATGATGACAACGGCAACGATTTGCCATACGTCGCCCGGCACAAGGGCAACTTTGGGGTAAACGTGCGTTACTGGAAATATATAAACACCAACGTAAACACATTTGTCAGTGGAAGGCGGTCGAGGGAGGCTGATGACGCAAGGGATGACATGCCTTCATATGCATTGCTGAATCTTTCCGTAATTGGCAAGGAATTTTTCAGGACGATGGAAATACAGGGCACGGTGTTTAACCTGCTCGACAAGGATTACAATGACCCGGGGACTGCATCCATGTCAAGCGACCTTCCCCGTCCCGGGAGGTCGTTTTTTATTGGATTAAGTTATCAATTTTAGCTCCAGGGAACCGGATGGGTATGCATACACAGGGACAGGAATTGGTTCACGCCGCATCGCACCTTTCAATCGCCTTTATTGGCAACATTTCAAAGCAGATAGCACCCGTTTTCGTTTTTTTTCTGGCATTGTTTGCTGCCGTAATGTTAGGGGCTATTCCAAATGCAAATGGGAGCGGATACCGCGCCGTTATCGTGAAAAGCCTGGATATTCCGGCATATAATGACGTTGCCAAAGGTTTTAAAAAGCAGTGCCGTCATTACGGTATATCTCTCATGGCAACGTACGATTTAAAAGGAGACATTGAAGAAGGAAAACGGGACATCCAAATTATACAGGAACTCAAACCTGAGCCGGATATCATCATCACCATAGGAGTCCTTGCAACAACGCTCGCAAGAAAACACATCAGCAATATACCCCTGCTGTTTTGCGCCGTTATTAATCATGAACTGCTGGATTTGAGCGGCGAAAATATCTACGGCATCTCTTCCAGCGTGCCTTTCGAAGAACAATTTGCTGTAGTGAATAAGATGTTTCAGTCGCAAAAAACGATCGGGATAATATATGACCCGGCAAAAACCGAAAAGATTGTGTCAGAACTAACGTCTTTAGACGGCAGGCACGGCTACAAGTTTATTACCAGAAAGGTTACTTCCGGAAATGCCATCAAACCCGCGCTTGACGATTTCCGTAAGAAAATTGACGTTTTGTGGGTAGTGCCGGACGATACCGTGATTTCAAAGGAGTCAATCGGCATATTTCAGGATGCGGTAACGGAAAACCGCCTGCCCATATTTTGTACTTCGAGTGCGCTTGTCAGGACCGGTGCGCTGGTCTCTATCTCCCCGGATTATTATTCGATGGGTGAACAGGCGGCAAAAATGGCGCAGGAGTTATTGCATGACCCCTCACAAAATTCGCCGCGCTGTATGAAACCGGAAAAATTGACAATCACGATCAATGCCAGGACAGCGGAAATGCTGAAAATAGATATATCGCAGTTTTTTTCATTACCCGACGTGGTGATATACAAGTAATCTAAAAATGAGTAACACTTTGGTTTTTAAAAAAAGCGTATTACCGATAAGCTCCGTAGTAGCAACCTGTTTGTAGATAGGATATCATAACAGATCGTAGAGACAGGTTTGAAACCTGTCTCTATAATCAGGAGCGGCCTGTCTTCCTGTCAATCATATACAGGCCGCTCCTGCGGAGCTATTTACCTGTTGAATTTTATTGTGCTACAAACAGACCGCCTCTAAAGGGGCTACATTGTTTTTTATGTCCCCTTGGATTTTTCAAATAACTAAGGTGCTATGAATTATTTGATCAAAAACAACCCCCCCCTTTTTTCCCCTTTATTAAGGGGGACTTTTGCGGCCGTTTGCTTAACTTAATGACATTGGTTTGCAACCTGAACCCGCCGGGAATGTTTGCCGCACGGTATAGGGGCGAAGTATTTGCTATAACTGGTATAATGCGTTCATGCCCAAACACGCAAATGCTTCGCCCCTACGGTTTCAAAATATTAAAGTGTTACTGATTTTTCAAAAAACTAAATTGTTACAAAAATGAGCATTCGGATAAAACTCATCTTATTTATAAGCGGAATCATCATTATCATTGATGCCCTCAGTTGCATGTCATTCTTTTTTTACTCAAAAAAGAGATACCGCGTGGAACTGAGGTATTTTGGAGAGACACTGGTTAATTTGTTTAGCAGGGATAATGAAATACGATATGCCCTGGAATATGAACAGCCATTGCTCTTTGCGTCACCGGTAAGAAGGATAAAGGAATTTGACAGGGAAAACGTCGTGTGCTACATCAGCATTTCAAATGACAGGGAAAAGCTCTTTGAAGACAAAGCGACGTGGCTGGATATTGAAACAAACGAAATCCCCGGGAGGAACCATCAGGACGATACCTCTGATACAGACTACAGGGTAATCACCGTATCCGGGAAAAGATTCTATGAATATTTTACCCCTATCCGCGAAAGGCAGGTATTTTCAGGCGAGGGCCTTGCGGAGCAGATACTAAGC from Candidatus Kuenenia stuttgartiensis carries:
- a CDS encoding mechanosensitive ion channel family protein, coding for MKTLKKYIIKVVVCVAMCLLWTSLCIQAQDQTVAVEKKADEIKLAGQRTTIKNEDLEKAKNRLEEIKVSAEKTIAENETAILKLQSDRESTSSYLKKLTEEKNTYPAEEPHVKYLELLDKEIGILKEKIDAGNEQLEECEDLIAALQHQVKTYANYVSLLTSALKLNETIAATPADQAALVRQEAEIAKGYIKAAQASMKEKESLIAIATKELEDYRLKAPVIMQGLVKVLESLKADTAGSKLESLVQEKINNVLFWQKEVSNLWISILKKRLTIAKIQYDEAIQALKSAEFNAELLAEKAGLLEEKQKTEELKRKQEELAYAKKVEEVTKKAAEVTRAETEKTIQEAAKKGEEIVQEQMITTSPEKKRVLELEAEVYKQNGMVAKMKDALITEGAQRYKGRTELKKLQADIGVFLSKGATAKDIEEMEKKVAAEEKRYSEAVNSVKSLIVSLDQVKKLLSDKLALSSEEMSNIKKEVSSFADKELAQQAINHVEQRIKAQEEQFSLVLERVNILYERLEIREYGMSVLSNVKEKLQQMKAANIWKRDEVQITTQTFDVIYLDVINLPSGIHALLETAKSHMKNAAAYITLEKNTVRFWLRCLGLASLIALFYFSNRYIRRWSTDTLQQLHESITFTYFKSRLLPSLLVILDKSITVLWVAVLCILIRALFPVKIPSTTSAMYILLYISLYTALKGFLVESFGPEKGHRKLVVSLAYISPKHIYKSLSIILLFSLISLSFITVLTVFQYKRDVIDLFWFIYRIGMLLLLLWLATQKSLFFKLLPGKNSQLGRLIQRIIGIIYPVFVVFVVSLFAIRSLGYPILTYVLLKTCIKSIVAAIIALWIAKFLLYRISRMRERLFAARKIEKNTPEEKKFNAATAAYGISLNYVASIVCAIVIVRIWMGTFRDAVDSPAAPYLIQKIFAQVGIIFRSIGNGLLYRFVMQEGRYTTPLRIIFAILVLVAFFFLARYIKKLMEERVFSRLGMERGLKHSFSNLIRYFIVAIAVLIGFNLAGIPLRSLAFFAGAFGIGIGFGMQNIISNFVSGIILLLERPMRVGDVVILDDGTLGTIEKISTRSTTMITPDNFVLTIPNSKFVEGRVTNWSLPDSVMRGSVQVGVAYGSDVALVKKCLLEIAAQNQNVKKFPEPYVRFDDFGDSSLVFKLFYWADDPGKRWFAMSEMRFSIDEVFRKNKIEIAFPQRDIHIRSYVPFPGSNTVHENNKREETQEKPQNT
- a CDS encoding TonB-dependent receptor plug domain-containing protein; the protein is MKESNMNRNFEKNECGNIIAAFLFFIFLLAGISGTLFAAGTETAHQWETPQKPVSQTSNGGIDTSVLDMHSSEVLWLESEGVAIATRHETPVSKAPGIVTVITAEEIKHLGYRTFAEILRTVPGFEILKLPDFGDVVPAVRGLEAANKVRLMLDGHFVNSPLKGSSFNAFDDFPVQNIKKIEIIRGPGSAVYGENAFLAVINIITKDAGDIDGARISSGYGSFNTYEENVIFGKKYGKVDISGMLHYRSTDGFSGTLERDVQTTLDEVFGTSASNTPGNVHDKRQEFAMNLKVEYDNLWFHGWYNNKNRETFVGPQYVLSNDSDIENNYVFGEIGYKKIFDGGLTIKPRIYYDQFDIRPEIEAYPEGSVLAFDTNKDGVYDTTVSFPDGFIGIGSEIERIAGAEVPFDYELFDKNILTVGLEYRWVNQGNVRYQSNFNPATYEVFDAVQNLSDTYPYLKEATRRILSVYLQDTWDLTDTLNLTLGVRHDQYSDFGGATSPRTGLTWAFMKNASLKLLYGEAFRAPDFMEMYIQNNPALQGNEDLDPEIIKTYEAGLSYRFNKYVTGGLNYFYNDIQDFIVKRPLTPGSTTLRYENYGDGHVHGVEMETNVDIGGGNYLFMNYSFQDPNDDNGNDLPYVARHKGNFGVNVRYWKYINTNVNTFVSGRRSREADDARDDMPSYALLNLSVIGKEFFRTMEIQGTVFNLLDKDYNDPGTASMSSDLPRPGRSFFIGLSYQF
- a CDS encoding ABC transporter substrate-binding protein translates to MGMHTQGQELVHAASHLSIAFIGNISKQIAPVFVFFLALFAAVMLGAIPNANGSGYRAVIVKSLDIPAYNDVAKGFKKQCRHYGISLMATYDLKGDIEEGKRDIQIIQELKPEPDIIITIGVLATTLARKHISNIPLLFCAVINHELLDLSGENIYGISSSVPFEEQFAVVNKMFQSQKTIGIIYDPAKTEKIVSELTSLDGRHGYKFITRKVTSGNAIKPALDDFRKKIDVLWVVPDDTVISKESIGIFQDAVTENRLPIFCTSSALVRTGALVSISPDYYSMGEQAAKMAQELLHDPSQNSPRCMKPEKLTITINARTAEMLKIDISQFFSLPDVVIYK